In a single window of the Gammaproteobacteria bacterium genome:
- a CDS encoding FHA domain-containing protein, which translates to MARLILSLDGKVLAEYNMTKERYTIGRLPDNDVRVDNTAVSGHHSLIINILNDSFLEDLNSTNGTYVNGKLVKKHALQHGDVITIGQHQLRYVDDAHDDQADPDEFERTMIIRPGSAQQPNAPSLDSVNKAVASMDAEAAPIEASKPAKLPKGKLQVLSGKFAGKELILTKALTTLGQPNIQVAAISRRSEGYFIIHVESGKAGNYPVVNGDPIGPQAKPLNDNDVIELAGVKMGFFLIDD; encoded by the coding sequence ACGGAAAAGTTCTCGCTGAATACAACATGACAAAAGAACGCTATACCATCGGTCGTCTTCCTGACAATGATGTGCGTGTTGACAATACTGCCGTGAGTGGACACCACTCGCTGATCATAAACATCTTGAACGATTCGTTCCTGGAAGACTTGAACAGCACCAACGGAACCTACGTGAATGGCAAGCTGGTCAAAAAGCACGCCTTGCAACACGGTGACGTCATCACCATCGGGCAGCATCAGTTACGTTACGTTGACGATGCTCACGATGATCAGGCCGATCCCGACGAGTTTGAACGCACCATGATCATTCGTCCCGGCTCTGCCCAACAACCGAATGCTCCAAGCCTTGACTCGGTAAATAAAGCCGTGGCCAGTATGGATGCGGAAGCTGCACCTATTGAGGCATCGAAACCGGCCAAGTTACCTAAAGGCAAACTTCAGGTTTTGAGCGGCAAATTTGCCGGTAAAGAGTTGATACTGACCAAGGCATTGACCACACTCGGTCAACCCAATATTCAAGTGGCTGCAATCAGTCGTCGCTCGGAAGGTTATTTTATTATTCATGTCGAAAGCGGCAAAGCCGGAAACTACCCGGTGGTTAATGGCGATCCAATCGGCCCGCAAGCCAAACCGCTCAATGATAATGATGTCATTGAATTAGCCGGGGTAAAAATGGGCTTTTTCCTGATCGACGATTGA
- the alr gene encoding alanine racemase, producing MKSPPVEAACSARINTAALRHNYARLQKMAKGAKVLALLKANAYGHGLLNVARALPDADAFGVARLEEAVWLREAGIEQRIVILGGVHTPHEWRVVDRMQLDVVIHQLSQLQACEDFCSGLNDSQQCGFAVWLKFDSGMHRLGLDLSVLQNVKARVNQLQKFFSKPVIVMSHLANADDSQDPFNQAQAHAFDSIRQAFLQDSGSQDYQFSLQNSGSLLAGADISEDWVRPGIALFGIAPFEQQTGREFDLKPVMSLESRLIAIKTVKASEAVGYRQNWRAEKDTRIGIASIGYGDGYPWQASNGTPVMVDGVECQLVGRVSMDLITIDLTNQPQARLQSRVQLWGDELAVETVAECAQTIPYTLVCGITQRVANEVV from the coding sequence ATGAAAAGCCCTCCAGTTGAAGCGGCGTGTAGCGCCCGCATTAATACCGCAGCACTCAGGCACAACTACGCACGTTTACAAAAAATGGCGAAAGGTGCAAAAGTATTGGCCTTGCTCAAAGCCAATGCCTATGGACACGGACTGCTCAATGTGGCTCGTGCTTTACCCGACGCGGATGCCTTTGGTGTGGCGCGCCTGGAAGAGGCCGTGTGGTTACGTGAGGCGGGCATCGAGCAGCGCATCGTGATTCTGGGCGGGGTGCACACTCCCCATGAATGGCGTGTGGTTGACCGCATGCAACTGGATGTGGTTATTCATCAGTTGTCTCAATTACAAGCTTGTGAAGATTTTTGTTCGGGCCTGAATGATTCTCAACAATGCGGTTTTGCGGTATGGCTAAAGTTTGATTCCGGCATGCATCGCCTAGGACTCGACTTGTCAGTGCTTCAAAATGTTAAGGCACGCGTTAATCAGTTACAGAAATTCTTCTCCAAACCTGTGATTGTGATGAGCCATTTGGCCAACGCCGATGATAGTCAGGATCCGTTCAATCAGGCACAGGCACACGCATTTGACAGTATTCGCCAGGCATTCTTGCAAGATTCCGGTTCGCAAGACTATCAATTCAGTTTGCAAAATTCCGGTAGCTTGCTGGCCGGGGCAGACATCAGTGAAGACTGGGTGCGGCCCGGTATTGCCTTATTCGGTATCGCACCTTTCGAACAACAAACCGGGCGTGAATTCGATCTAAAACCGGTGATGAGCCTGGAATCCAGACTCATCGCGATTAAAACGGTAAAAGCGTCAGAAGCCGTGGGTTATCGGCAGAACTGGAGAGCTGAGAAAGACACTCGAATAGGTATCGCAAGTATTGGATATGGTGATGGTTATCCCTGGCAAGCGTCTAATGGCACACCGGTTATGGTGGACGGAGTTGAGTGTCAATTGGTTGGTCGTGTTTCCATGGATCTAATTACGATCGATCTAACGAATCAGCCGCAAGCCCGTTTGCAATCCAGGGTACAACTCTGGGGAGATGAGTTAGCGGTCGAAACTGTAGCCGAGTGTGCGCAAACCATTCCGTATACCCTGGTATGTGGAATTACTCAGCGTGTGGCAAATGAGGTGGTTTGA